A window of the Streptomyces sp. NBC_00250 genome harbors these coding sequences:
- the thrC gene encoding threonine synthase, producing the protein MTHKGTHQWRGIIEEYRDRLPVTDTTPVVTLREGGTPLVPAQVLSERTGCEVHLKVEGANPTGSFKDRGMTMAISKAKEEGAQAVICASTGNTSASAAAYAVRAGMVSAVLVPQGKIALGKMGQALVHGAKILQVDGNFDDCLTLARSLSENYPVALVNSVNPVRIEGQKTAAFEIVDMLGDAPDIHVLPVGNAGNITAYWKGYREYAADGLATHRPRMWGFQASGSAPLVRGEVVKDPSTIATAIRIGNPASWDYAIAARDESGGFIDEVTDREILRAYRLLAAQEGVFVEPASAASVAGLLKAAEQGKVDPGQRIVCTVTGNGLKDPDWAVAGAPQPVTVPVDAAAAAERLGLA; encoded by the coding sequence ATGACCCACAAGGGCACCCACCAGTGGCGCGGCATCATCGAGGAGTACCGGGACCGCCTTCCGGTCACGGACACGACGCCGGTCGTCACGCTCCGTGAGGGCGGCACGCCGCTCGTACCCGCTCAGGTCCTCTCCGAGCGCACGGGCTGCGAGGTGCACCTCAAGGTCGAGGGCGCCAACCCCACCGGCTCCTTCAAGGACCGGGGCATGACCATGGCCATCTCCAAGGCCAAGGAGGAGGGGGCGCAGGCCGTCATCTGCGCCTCCACCGGCAACACCTCCGCCTCCGCCGCGGCCTACGCGGTCCGCGCCGGCATGGTCTCCGCCGTCCTCGTGCCGCAGGGCAAGATCGCGCTCGGCAAGATGGGCCAGGCCCTCGTGCACGGCGCGAAGATCCTCCAGGTCGACGGCAACTTCGACGACTGCCTGACCCTGGCCCGCAGCCTCTCCGAGAACTACCCGGTGGCGCTGGTCAATTCGGTCAACCCGGTCCGTATCGAGGGCCAGAAGACCGCCGCCTTCGAGATCGTGGACATGCTGGGCGACGCGCCCGACATCCACGTCCTGCCCGTGGGCAACGCCGGCAACATCACGGCGTACTGGAAGGGGTACCGCGAGTACGCCGCCGACGGTCTCGCGACGCACCGCCCGCGCATGTGGGGCTTCCAGGCCTCCGGCTCCGCGCCGCTCGTGCGCGGCGAGGTCGTCAAGGACCCGTCGACGATCGCCACCGCGATCCGCATCGGCAACCCGGCCTCGTGGGACTACGCGATCGCCGCGCGCGACGAGTCGGGCGGCTTCATCGACGAGGTGACGGACCGTGAGATCCTGCGCGCCTACCGCCTGTTGGCCGCGCAGGAGGGCGTCTTCGTCGAGCCCGCGTCGGCCGCTTCGGTCGCCGGTCTGCTGAAGGCCGCCGAGCAGGGCAAGGTCGACCCCGGCCAGCGGATCGTCTGCACGGTCACCGGCAACGGGCTCAAGGACCCCGACTGGGCCGTCGCCGGCGCGCCGCAGCCGGTCACCGTTCCGGTCGACGCGGCCGCCGCCGCCGAGCGCCTCGGTCTGGCCTGA
- a CDS encoding homoserine dehydrogenase — MRTRPLKVALLGCGVVGSEVARIMTTHADDLAARIGAPVELAGVAVRRPDKVREGIAPELITTDATALVKRGDIDVIVEVIGGVEPARTLITTAFEHGASVVSANKALLAQDGAALYAAAEEHGQDLYYEAAVAGAIPLVRPLRESLAGDKINRVMGIVNGTTNFILDKMDTSGAGYSEALDEATALGYAEADPTADVEGFDAAAKAAILAGIAFHTRVRLDDVYREGMTEVTAADFASAKQMGCTIKLLAICERAADGGSVTARVHPAMIPLSHPLASVREAYNAVFVEAEAAGQLMFYGPGAGGAPTASAVLGDLVAVCRNKLNEANGPGESAYTQLPVSSMGEVVTRYHISLDVADKPGVLAQVATVFAEHGVSIDTVRQQGRQDGFGEASLVVVTHRAPDAALSGTVEALRKLDTVRGVASIMRVEGE, encoded by the coding sequence ATGCGTACGCGTCCGCTGAAGGTGGCGCTGCTGGGCTGTGGAGTGGTCGGCTCAGAGGTGGCGCGCATCATGACGACGCACGCCGACGACCTCGCCGCGCGCATCGGCGCACCGGTCGAGCTCGCCGGCGTGGCGGTCCGCCGCCCGGACAAGGTCCGTGAGGGAATCGCTCCCGAGCTGATCACCACCGACGCCACCGCGCTGGTCAAACGGGGGGACATCGACGTCATCGTCGAGGTCATCGGCGGGGTCGAGCCGGCCCGCACCCTCATCACCACCGCGTTCGAGCACGGCGCCTCCGTCGTCTCGGCGAACAAGGCGCTGCTCGCCCAGGACGGCGCGGCCCTCTACGCCGCCGCCGAGGAGCACGGCCAGGACCTCTACTACGAGGCCGCCGTCGCCGGCGCCATCCCGCTGGTCCGGCCGCTGCGCGAGTCCCTCGCCGGCGACAAGATCAACCGCGTCATGGGCATCGTCAACGGCACGACGAACTTCATCCTCGACAAGATGGACACGTCCGGAGCCGGCTACTCCGAGGCGCTCGACGAGGCCACCGCCCTCGGGTACGCCGAGGCCGACCCGACCGCCGACGTCGAGGGCTTCGACGCCGCCGCCAAGGCCGCCATCCTCGCCGGAATCGCCTTCCACACGCGCGTGCGCCTCGACGACGTCTACCGCGAGGGCATGACCGAGGTCACCGCCGCCGACTTCGCCTCCGCCAAGCAGATGGGCTGCACCATCAAGCTGCTCGCCATCTGCGAGCGCGCCGCCGACGGCGGCTCGGTCACCGCGCGCGTGCACCCGGCGATGATCCCGCTGAGCCACCCGCTCGCCTCCGTCCGCGAGGCGTACAACGCGGTCTTCGTCGAGGCCGAGGCGGCCGGTCAGCTCATGTTCTACGGCCCCGGCGCCGGCGGCGCCCCGACCGCGTCGGCCGTCCTCGGCGACCTGGTCGCCGTGTGCCGCAACAAGCTCAACGAGGCCAACGGCCCCGGCGAGTCCGCGTACACCCAGCTGCCCGTGAGCTCCATGGGCGAGGTCGTCACGCGGTACCACATCAGCCTCGACGTGGCCGACAAGCCGGGCGTCCTCGCCCAGGTCGCGACGGTCTTCGCCGAGCACGGCGTATCCATCGATACGGTGCGCCAGCAAGGTCGACAAGACGGATTCGGCGAGGCCTCCCTCGTCGTCGTCACCCACCGCGCGCCCGACGCAGCCCTTTCCGGGACCGTCGAGGCGCTGCGCAAGCTCGACACCGTGCGCGGTGTCGCCAGCATCATGCGTGTTGAAGGGGAGTAA
- the thrB gene encoding homoserine kinase: MAGPAFRAAAVRVRVPATSANLGPGFDAFGLSLGLYDDVVVRVADSGLHVDIAGEGAETLPRDESHLLVRSLRTAFDLLGGQPRGLEVVCANRIPHGRGLGSSSAAICAGIVAARAVTIGGDAKLDEAALLELATEIEGHPDNVAACLLGGFTLAWTESGAARAIRMEPSDSIVPVVFVPGKPVLTETARGLLPRTVPHVDAAANAGRAALLVEALTRRPELLLAATEDRLHQEYRAPAMPESIALVNRLRADGVPAVISGAGPTVLALAEHGTADKVARLAGEGWAANRLDLDASGASVLPLAP, from the coding sequence ATGGCCGGTCCAGCGTTCCGCGCCGCCGCCGTACGGGTGCGCGTCCCCGCCACCAGCGCCAATCTCGGTCCGGGCTTCGACGCCTTCGGCCTGTCGCTGGGCCTCTACGACGACGTCGTCGTCCGTGTCGCCGACTCCGGGCTGCACGTCGACATCGCCGGCGAGGGTGCCGAGACGCTCCCGCGCGACGAGAGCCACCTGCTCGTGCGCTCCCTGCGTACCGCCTTCGACCTGCTCGGCGGACAGCCGCGCGGCCTGGAGGTCGTCTGCGCCAACCGCATCCCGCACGGCCGCGGCCTCGGCTCCTCCTCCGCCGCCATCTGCGCCGGCATCGTCGCCGCCCGCGCCGTGACCATAGGCGGGGACGCCAAGCTCGACGAGGCCGCCCTCCTGGAGCTCGCCACCGAGATCGAGGGCCACCCCGACAACGTCGCCGCCTGTCTGCTCGGCGGATTCACGCTCGCCTGGACCGAGTCCGGTGCCGCGCGAGCCATCAGGATGGAACCCTCGGATTCCATCGTTCCGGTGGTTTTCGTCCCCGGGAAGCCGGTGCTGACCGAGACCGCCCGCGGACTCCTGCCGCGCACCGTCCCGCACGTGGACGCCGCGGCCAACGCCGGGCGCGCCGCCCTCCTCGTCGAGGCCCTGACCCGCCGCCCCGAGCTGCTGCTCGCGGCCACCGAGGACCGGCTGCACCAGGAGTACCGGGCTCCCGCGATGCCCGAGAGCATCGCCCTGGTGAACCGACTGCGCGCGGACGGCGTCCCCGCGGTCATCTCCGGCGCGGGCCCCACGGTCCTCGCGCTGGCCGAACACGGGACGGCCGACAAGGTCGCCCGACTGGCGGGCGAGGGCTGGGCCGCGAACCGGCTCGACCTCGACGCCTCCGGCGCGAGCGTCCTGCCGCTGGCGCCCTAG